Proteins encoded together in one Rhodospirillaceae bacterium window:
- a CDS encoding c-type cytochrome: MWRNRFALAVTIPALFVVVVGSTIAGAEDTHKHTPTVQVIRDPALSDDAVARMENVIGQSIFERIWVSAPSSTEAADGLGPMFNARSCVACHPGGARGSVLNKDGSLGPSLLVRLGHKESGAPDPIYGNQLQTDAARGVPAEGTFSVDYALLETKLGDGTVVELRRPVVTLAGLADGPLDANTVTGLRLAPAIHGMGPLDSIPAELITTAADPDDQDANGISGRVNWIDEQAGTFGRFGWKAVQPTMEAQNAHAFLADMGLSTPLFPDAYGECTARQTICRAAPSGASSQFEDLEVSSTLMKVLDRYVGESVLPNGPEPTASAETIAKGRALFAEAGCVACHKASYDIVWPAGAAKTRHIAPYSDLLLHDMGDGLAEQVIEGKALGAEWRTAPLWGLRWAVGGEGNASLLHDGRARNLLEAILWHGGEALSARDHVAALSADDRQALISFLSSL; encoded by the coding sequence GTGTGGCGTAACCGCTTTGCTCTCGCTGTCACAATCCCGGCACTCTTCGTTGTCGTTGTCGGCAGCACCATCGCCGGGGCCGAGGATACCCACAAGCACACGCCCACCGTGCAAGTCATCCGCGACCCGGCGCTGAGTGATGATGCAGTGGCGCGGATGGAAAACGTCATCGGCCAGTCGATCTTCGAGCGAATCTGGGTGTCGGCGCCATCCTCGACCGAGGCTGCCGATGGGCTGGGGCCGATGTTCAACGCCCGCTCCTGTGTTGCCTGTCATCCCGGCGGTGCGCGCGGCAGCGTGCTGAACAAGGATGGTTCGCTAGGCCCCTCCTTACTGGTGCGGCTCGGCCACAAGGAAAGTGGCGCGCCCGATCCGATCTATGGCAACCAGTTGCAGACCGATGCTGCGCGCGGTGTCCCCGCCGAAGGCACATTCTCGGTTGACTATGCGCTGCTCGAAACAAAGCTCGGCGATGGTACCGTGGTGGAACTGCGTCGTCCGGTCGTGACGCTTGCAGGTCTTGCCGATGGCCCGCTCGATGCCAACACCGTGACCGGCCTGCGCCTCGCACCGGCCATCCATGGCATGGGGCCGCTCGACAGCATTCCGGCCGAATTGATCACGACCGCTGCCGATCCTGACGACCAGGACGCGAATGGAATCTCCGGCCGGGTGAACTGGATCGATGAGCAGGCGGGGACCTTCGGCCGATTCGGCTGGAAGGCCGTGCAGCCGACCATGGAAGCGCAGAACGCCCATGCCTTCCTGGCCGATATGGGGCTCTCCACGCCACTCTTCCCCGATGCCTATGGCGAATGCACGGCGCGCCAGACCATCTGCCGAGCGGCTCCTAGCGGGGCTTCGTCGCAGTTCGAGGACCTTGAGGTGTCCAGCACGCTGATGAAGGTGCTCGACCGCTATGTTGGCGAATCCGTCCTGCCCAATGGTCCGGAGCCGACAGCATCGGCCGAGACGATTGCGAAGGGGCGCGCGCTGTTCGCGGAGGCCGGCTGCGTGGCTTGTCACAAGGCAAGCTACGATATCGTCTGGCCTGCGGGAGCAGCGAAGACACGGCACATCGCACCCTATAGTGACCTGCTGCTCCATGACATGGGCGACGGACTTGCCGAGCAGGTGATCGAGGGCAAGGCTTTAGGCGCCGAATGGCGCACAGCGCCGCTCTGGGGCCTGCGCTGGGCGGTTGGCGGTGAGGGGAACGCCTCCTTGCTGCATGATGGCCGCGCCCGCAACCTCCTTGAAGCGATCCTTTGGCATGGGGGCGAAGCGCTCTCCGCCCGCGACCATGTGGCGGCGCTCTCGGCCGACGACCGGCAGGCGCTGATTTCCTTTTTGTCCAGTTTGTGA
- a CDS encoding GNAT family N-acetyltransferase — translation MQILETDRVILRRLEPGDLDALAALYADPDIRRYFPEGTLTRAETAEELAWFTGGGDPDHPALGLWAAIDKGNQSFIGRAGLIPWEIDGKTQIEIAYLLAKSHWRQGLGAEIATALVRHGFGTLGLTRLIALIDPQNEASRRTALKAGLRHERDMVHDGTPCSLYAIKR, via the coding sequence ATGCAGATCCTGGAAACCGACCGCGTCATTCTGCGGCGTCTCGAACCGGGTGATCTCGACGCCCTTGCGGCACTCTACGCCGATCCCGATATTCGCCGCTACTTCCCCGAAGGCACGCTGACCCGCGCCGAGACGGCCGAAGAGTTGGCCTGGTTCACTGGTGGCGGCGATCCAGATCATCCGGCGCTGGGCCTGTGGGCGGCAATCGACAAAGGGAACCAGTCTTTCATCGGCCGCGCCGGTCTGATCCCCTGGGAGATTGATGGAAAGACCCAGATCGAGATCGCCTATCTGCTGGCGAAATCACATTGGCGCCAGGGCCTGGGGGCCGAGATCGCCACGGCGCTTGTGCGCCATGGCTTCGGCACGTTGGGTCTGACGCGCCTCATTGCCTTGATCGATCCGCAGAACGAGGCGTCCCGGCGCACGGCCCTCAAAGCCGGGCTGCGCCATGAACGCGATATGGTCCATGACGGAACGCCGTGCAGCCTCTACGCCATCAAGCGATGA
- a CDS encoding FCD domain-containing protein, with protein MPLNEFSELCERFHNLVNNVIGSRMLRDFIEILYHQTDRFWFGWMSEADMRAEVTHFLHEVEETQRALEINDFEAVGYIRRNHITMMLARMAALRDQAQE; from the coding sequence ATGCCGCTCAACGAATTCTCCGAGCTGTGCGAGCGCTTCCATAACCTCGTCAACAATGTCATCGGCTCGCGCATGCTGCGCGACTTCATCGAGATCCTCTATCACCAGACCGATCGCTTCTGGTTCGGCTGGATGAGCGAGGCCGACATGCGCGCCGAGGTGACTCATTTCCTGCACGAGGTCGAGGAGACGCAGCGCGCCCTCGAGATCAACGATTTCGAAGCCGTGGGCTATATCCGCCGCAACCACATCACCATGATGCTGGCCCGCATGGCGGCCTTGCGCGACCAAGCGCAAGAATAG
- a CDS encoding DUF1513 domain-containing protein, with amino-acid sequence MNNAFAAVALAADGVEMWRRDLGYRAHDVIADPARNVCAIVGRKPGPMVMICELGSGALLRGLSPLPNCSFDGHGVFSTDGSLLYTTQSEGRAQLGHIGVYEVASGALRDSFSTHGIEPHELLWSADGRDLVIGNGGIVDRNATDPINSSLVRLAASTGALQQKTVLNEELETLSLRHLARLRDGRIAFGAQDQDPATDLRPLVGIIDAAGQVVFLDLPRDVHRRMAGYIGSVAVDGAGAVICATAPRGGLAAFWSGDDGSYLGMVELADTCGVAGVGAAGEFLLTSGHGRRLLVRVAGAAVMVAEARPVDPLQWDNHLSFARAG; translated from the coding sequence ATGAACAACGCGTTCGCAGCGGTTGCCCTGGCGGCTGACGGTGTCGAGATGTGGCGACGCGACCTCGGCTACCGCGCGCATGACGTCATCGCCGATCCGGCGAGGAATGTTTGCGCCATCGTCGGGCGCAAGCCGGGGCCGATGGTGATGATCTGCGAGCTTGGGAGCGGTGCCCTGTTGCGCGGGCTCAGTCCCTTGCCGAACTGCAGCTTCGATGGCCATGGCGTGTTCTCGACCGATGGCAGCCTGCTTTACACGACGCAAAGCGAGGGCAGGGCGCAGCTCGGCCATATCGGCGTTTATGAGGTTGCGAGCGGCGCCTTGCGTGACAGCTTCTCTACCCATGGCATCGAGCCCCACGAATTGCTGTGGTCGGCGGATGGCCGCGACCTCGTCATCGGCAATGGCGGGATCGTCGATCGCAACGCAACCGATCCCATCAACTCCAGTCTGGTGCGCCTTGCGGCGTCAACCGGCGCACTGCAGCAAAAGACCGTGCTGAATGAGGAACTGGAAACCCTCTCGCTGCGTCATCTGGCGCGGCTCCGGGATGGGCGCATCGCCTTCGGTGCCCAGGACCAGGACCCAGCCACCGACCTCCGCCCCCTGGTGGGCATCATCGACGCGGCGGGGCAGGTGGTGTTCCTGGACCTGCCGCGCGATGTGCATCGGCGCATGGCGGGTTATATCGGCAGCGTGGCCGTCGACGGTGCAGGCGCGGTGATCTGTGCGACCGCACCGCGCGGTGGGCTCGCTGCGTTCTGGTCTGGCGATGACGGTAGCTATCTTGGCATGGTCGAACTTGCCGATACCTGCGGCGTTGCCGGTGTTGGGGCCGCCGGCGAATTTCTGCTCACCTCCGGCCATGGCAGGCGGTTGCTGGTTCGCGTGGCGGGGGCTGCCGTGATGGTCGCCGAAGCGCGTCCCGTCGATCCGCTGCAGTGGGATAATCATCTATCGTTTGCCCGCGCCGGCTGA